Genomic DNA from Pelosinus sp. UFO1:
ATTTAGCAATGGACACGGTAGATGAAGCCTTTTCTTGGGGGAGACGTGATGTCACCGTATATGTTTTACCTAAAGGCTAATACTTCTTTTTGTCATCTAAAAGTCTAACAATAAATGAATAATCTAGAATTGGATGAGGTGAATAAAAACAGCTTTGATCTTACGAGCAAAGCTGTTTTTGTAAATTTCTATTACGGTCAATAGACCTTAGGCTTATTGACCTATTATCTTGCGAAGCCTTGGCCCTAGAATCAGGGCAACGATAAGACCGGCGCTTGACGTCATCAAGGAGCTAGGTATATTGGCAATCGCAGTAGCCAAGCTACCAGTCACATACCACCAAGCTAAAATATAACCTGCTAATGTCCATAATGCTGCTAAAACACAGGCAAAAAAAGCACGGATCATTAATTGAGCACCTGTCATTTTACTATTTCTACTTGCTTCAGGCCAAAGTCCTTTAGCAACGAAGCCAACGATCAATCCAGCAATTCCCTTAATAACAAAGGACCATAACGTATAAGGAGAAAAACCCATGACTATGTCATAAAAGGCCGAACCAATGGCTCCCGCTAATCCTGCATATACCCCGCCAAAGATGATTCCTGTTGTATATAAGAAGGCAGAACCGAGATGCACCATAGCGCCCACACCAAAGGGAACTTTAATGGTTGTGGCAATAGTACACATGGCAGCCAACATACCGACAAATACAATATCTCTCACATTTAATTTCCGTATTACATTCATTCTAAAACCTCCATATTTTATAATAGCTATCTTATTTTTCCCAAACCTCTCGGCAAAGCCAAGGCAATACTCTTTCCACTACTACCCCCTCACGAGTAGGAGTATCGGCTTGAAAGGTGGTTTTAATTGCAAGCCCAACGAAATTCACGGCTCGCTCCATAGCTACTGGCAAAGAATCTTTATGTAATAATGAACCAATCAGGACGCTAGAAAAAATATCTCCCGTTCCAGGATATTTCGCGGGTATGTGATCAGTTACAATATCAAAAAATATATCCTCTTTCTGATCATATCCGATGGTAAGAATCTTCCCATGTTCAAAGGGAATTCCAGTCATGACTACAGTAGTGGGGCCAAACTCAGCTAATCGTAGCAGCCATTTTTTCATTTGTGCTACATCACAAACTTGCCCTTGATAGGTTTCTCCTAATAAAAAACAGGCTTCTGTGTAATTAGGTGTCAGAATATCTGCCCTTTTTACTAATCTTTTCATTTGTTCCTGCATTTGTGGTGTATAAATAGAATATAATTTCCCATCATCTCCCATTACTGGATCTACCACCACAAGAGGATGATTTGAGGAAAACTCATCAATAAATTGCTGTACCACATCGATCTGTTCCTCAGAAGCAAGAAAACCACTATAAATACAATCAAAAGCTATGCCTTCTCTCTTCCAGTGATGAAAAAAATCGGGCATATGACTCGTAAAGTCATAAAACGCTAAGTCTGTAAAACCACCTAAATGAGTGCTTAATACAGCCGTTGGTAGAGGGCACACTTGAACCCCCATAGCAGATAATATAGGCATAATCACCGTTAAGGAGCAACGTCCAAAACAGGAAATATCATGAATAGCCGCTACCCTCGGCACAAAATTTTTCATATTGCTACTCCTCTCAAAAGCTACTATACTTTATTACTTATACTTTATAACGCATGCTTATCTTATAAACTTTACACTAAAAAACAGTATATCTTATTGAAAAAGGCTAGTCAACGAATGCTGCTTTATTGAGACGTACGAATATAACGTATATTGACTATCCTATTCTATACGTTATACTAACGACAGCTGCCGTTAGGTAATAAAATACACCAACTTTTATTACAATAGAATACGTAGAAGAGTATCATTTGGTCACGTGAATATTACGTTTATCAAGAAACACCCTTAATCTAAGAAAACTGTAATTATAAGCAGATAAGAAAAGACTTGGTTGCAGTATTGCAACCAAGTCTTTTATATGATAATGAGTTACCTATACATTTTGATGGTGAAGCACTATTATCGCTGGAACTGGATACAATACCCTAACTTCTCCATAATTAGATAGGCATCAAGCATGGTTACTTCTATCATAGATAATCCAGTTACCGCTATAATTGGTTGTTTTATAGGAAAGAACTTTCCATTAATAGCGACCATATACATATTTCTAGGTCGTTTTTGCGGTTCAATATTCCTCATGTTTTCTTCAATATCATTCATTGTAATATCAAATTCTTGGCTTTGTATTATAAATTTTGGCATAATCTACCTCATCACTTTACTAGAGTTTGTTGCAATTTTTCATCCTGTAAAATAGAATTGGGTTCCACCTTATACCAAGCTGCATACATAGTCGGTAATACTAATAATGTCAAAATCGTAGCACCAAATAAACCAGCAGCAATAGCTACTGCCATAGGTCCCCAAAACACACTTGACACCAAGGGAATCATCGCCAATATCGCGGCTGCCGCGGTTAATAAAAT
This window encodes:
- a CDS encoding ECF transporter S component; its protein translation is MNVIRKLNVRDIVFVGMLAAMCTIATTIKVPFGVGAMVHLGSAFLYTTGIIFGGVYAGLAGAIGSAFYDIVMGFSPYTLWSFVIKGIAGLIVGFVAKGLWPEASRNSKMTGAQLMIRAFFACVLAALWTLAGYILAWWYVTGSLATAIANIPSSLMTSSAGLIVALILGPRLRKIIGQ
- a CDS encoding pyridoxamine kinase; translated protein: MKNFVPRVAAIHDISCFGRCSLTVIMPILSAMGVQVCPLPTAVLSTHLGGFTDLAFYDFTSHMPDFFHHWKREGIAFDCIYSGFLASEEQIDVVQQFIDEFSSNHPLVVVDPVMGDDGKLYSIYTPQMQEQMKRLVKRADILTPNYTEACFLLGETYQGQVCDVAQMKKWLLRLAEFGPTTVVMTGIPFEHGKILTIGYDQKEDIFFDIVTDHIPAKYPGTGDIFSSVLIGSLLHKDSLPVAMERAVNFVGLAIKTTFQADTPTREGVVVERVLPWLCREVWEK